Proteins encoded within one genomic window of Sphingomonas sp. NBWT7:
- a CDS encoding DMT family transporter, whose translation MATAPPPQSTRARVLVPFAIVTLIWGSTWLVIRDQLGVVPPSWSVSYRFLVAGIALYAWSAIRREGGRIDARGLRFAAALGLAQFVLNFNFVYRAEQFITSGLVAVVFALLLVPNALFGRIFLGQRLGRQLIVGSAIAMAGVALLFLHEVRSDPNGPGASLTGIALTLCAILSASSANVMQGTATARAYPMLRTTAIAMLLGGAFDAAWAYATVGPPVIEWRAGYIAGILYLGLAASALAFPLYFGVIRIIGPAKSAYSSVIVPVIAMALSTAFEGYRWTPLAAGGAALAGVGLIVALTARRPNR comes from the coding sequence ATGGCCACCGCCCCGCCCCCGCAGTCGACCCGCGCCCGCGTCCTCGTGCCCTTCGCGATCGTAACGCTGATTTGGGGCTCGACCTGGCTCGTCATCCGCGACCAGCTCGGCGTCGTGCCGCCGTCTTGGTCGGTCAGCTACCGTTTCCTCGTCGCCGGGATCGCGCTCTACGCCTGGTCGGCGATCCGTCGTGAGGGGGGGCGGATCGACGCGCGCGGGCTGCGCTTCGCCGCGGCGCTCGGGCTCGCGCAGTTCGTGCTCAACTTCAACTTCGTCTATCGCGCCGAACAATTCATCACCTCGGGGCTCGTCGCGGTGGTCTTCGCGCTGCTGCTCGTGCCCAATGCGCTGTTCGGCCGGATCTTCCTCGGTCAGCGGCTCGGGCGGCAGCTGATCGTCGGGTCCGCCATCGCGATGGCCGGCGTCGCACTGCTCTTCCTGCACGAGGTACGCAGCGATCCGAACGGGCCTGGCGCCTCGCTGACGGGCATCGCGCTCACGCTATGCGCGATCCTCTCGGCGTCGAGCGCCAACGTGATGCAGGGAACGGCCACCGCGCGCGCCTATCCGATGCTGCGCACGACGGCGATCGCGATGCTGCTGGGTGGCGCCTTCGATGCCGCCTGGGCCTATGCCACCGTCGGCCCCCCGGTGATCGAGTGGCGCGCCGGCTATATCGCCGGGATCCTCTATCTCGGGCTGGCCGCCTCGGCGCTCGCCTTTCCGCTCTATTTCGGCGTGATCCGCATCATCGGCCCCGCCAAATCGGCCTATTCGAGCGTCATCGTCCCCGTCATCGCGATGGCGCTGTCGACCGCGTTCGAAGGTTATCGCTGGACGCCGCTCGCCGCAGGCGGCGCGGCGCTCGCCGGGGTCGGGCTGATCGTCGCGCTCACCGCGCGCAGGCCCAACCGGTAA
- a CDS encoding M28 family metallopeptidase, protein MFLASDAMRGREAGSAEYDIAAQYVASQFFAAGLKPGGDAAAGAQGYLQQVPLVAYKPAGKGTVSITRAGGATQSLMYGVDYVPSADPRAKETAVTAPVVFVGYGIVAPAYGRDDYRGVDVRGKIVAFVSGSPAKMTGEERAWLGSATTKARFAAERGAIGTITLQTPRAEKQRAFARLVEASTHTRMTWANPDGTGNVEAGSIPALATLSVAGATKLFAGARTPWAKVARAADKPDAVFVAEQLPATLAAATQTSFAPARSSNVVGVLPGSDPVLSKEVVVLSAHLDHVGVSGEGPDTIHNGALDNAIGIASLIEEAKRFQKEGAPKRTIVFLAVTAEEKGLIGSDYFANHPTVPLQSIVADVNLDMPILTYRFEDMVAFGGDRSTLGPIIRRAVEGAGLALSPDPMPDEGIFVRSDHFRFVQKGVPSVFLWPGQKGPGKAAVEQFMSTNYHKPGDDLSQPIEWEQGVRFVDVNYRIAREIADSATRPVWNKGDYFGTLFKGPIAE, encoded by the coding sequence ATGTTCCTGGCATCCGATGCGATGCGCGGACGCGAGGCGGGCAGCGCGGAATATGACATCGCCGCGCAATATGTCGCGTCGCAGTTCTTCGCCGCGGGGCTGAAGCCGGGCGGTGACGCAGCGGCCGGCGCGCAGGGCTATCTGCAGCAGGTGCCGCTTGTCGCGTACAAGCCGGCGGGTAAGGGGACGGTGAGCATCACGCGCGCCGGCGGCGCCACGCAGTCGCTGATGTACGGTGTCGATTACGTGCCGTCGGCCGATCCGCGCGCGAAGGAGACGGCGGTGACCGCGCCGGTAGTGTTCGTCGGCTACGGGATCGTCGCGCCGGCCTATGGCCGCGACGATTACAGGGGCGTCGATGTGCGCGGCAAGATCGTCGCCTTCGTCAGCGGATCGCCAGCCAAGATGACCGGCGAGGAGCGCGCGTGGCTGGGGTCGGCGACGACCAAGGCGCGCTTCGCCGCCGAGCGCGGCGCGATCGGGACGATCACGCTGCAGACGCCGCGCGCGGAGAAGCAGCGCGCGTTCGCGCGGCTGGTCGAGGCGAGCACGCACACGCGGATGACGTGGGCGAACCCCGACGGCACCGGCAACGTCGAGGCGGGATCGATCCCAGCCCTCGCAACGCTGAGCGTGGCGGGCGCGACGAAGCTGTTCGCCGGCGCCCGGACGCCGTGGGCGAAGGTCGCGCGCGCCGCCGACAAGCCCGACGCAGTGTTCGTGGCCGAGCAGTTGCCTGCGACGCTTGCCGCCGCGACGCAGACGAGCTTCGCGCCGGCGCGCTCGTCGAACGTCGTCGGCGTGCTGCCCGGCAGCGATCCGGTCCTGTCGAAGGAGGTAGTGGTGCTGTCCGCGCACCTCGATCACGTCGGGGTCAGCGGCGAGGGCCCGGACACGATCCACAACGGCGCGCTCGACAACGCGATCGGCATCGCGAGCCTGATCGAAGAGGCCAAAAGGTTCCAGAAGGAAGGCGCGCCCAAGCGGACGATCGTGTTCCTGGCGGTGACCGCGGAGGAGAAGGGGCTGATCGGCAGCGATTATTTCGCCAATCACCCGACCGTGCCGCTGCAGTCGATCGTCGCGGACGTGAACCTCGACATGCCGATCCTGACCTATCGGTTCGAGGACATGGTGGCGTTCGGCGGCGACCGCTCGACACTCGGTCCGATCATCCGCCGCGCGGTGGAGGGGGCAGGGCTGGCGCTGTCGCCCGATCCGATGCCCGACGAGGGGATCTTCGTCCGCTCGGATCACTTCCGCTTCGTGCAGAAGGGCGTGCCTTCGGTGTTCCTGTGGCCGGGGCAGAAGGGGCCGGGCAAGGCCGCGGTCGAACAATTCATGTCGACCAACTACCACAAGCCGGGCGACGATCTGTCGCAGCCGATCGAGTGGGAGCAGGGCGTCCGCTTCGTCGACGTCAATTACCGCATCGCGCGCGAGATCGCCGACAGCGCGACACGCCCGGTGTGGAACAAGGGCGATTATTTCGGCACGCTGTTCAAGGGGCCGATAGCCGAGTGA
- a CDS encoding NAD(P)-dependent oxidoreductase, which translates to MRLFIFGLGYAAGAIARASGWPVLATTRDGRDGTIRFDDAAAVRAGLASATHVLSSVPADEESGDPVLARYGDALGSRWLGYLSSTGVYGDAGGGWVDESAPIRGRRVGRNAADAAWLALGARVFRLPGIYGPGRSPIERLREGKAHRTGLIDQVFSRVHVDDIAAGVVAGFAGPAGAYNLADDLPASQDAVVEYAAALIGMAPPPIVPLDSLSPMARAFYAENRRVANGMAKRVLGWRPLYPDYRLGLRAVSATISPTPASAAPPAASGVQR; encoded by the coding sequence ATGCGGCTGTTCATCTTCGGGCTCGGCTATGCCGCCGGGGCGATCGCACGGGCGAGCGGCTGGCCGGTGCTGGCGACGACGCGCGACGGGCGCGACGGCACGATCCGCTTCGACGACGCGGCGGCAGTACGCGCCGGGCTGGCGAGCGCGACGCACGTCCTGTCTTCCGTGCCCGCCGACGAGGAAAGCGGCGATCCGGTGCTCGCGCGCTACGGCGACGCACTTGGCAGCCGTTGGCTCGGCTACCTCTCGTCGACCGGGGTTTATGGTGATGCAGGCGGCGGGTGGGTCGACGAGAGCGCCCCGATCCGTGGGCGCCGGGTGGGGCGCAATGCGGCGGATGCGGCGTGGCTGGCGCTGGGGGCGCGGGTGTTCCGCCTGCCCGGTATCTACGGCCCGGGCCGCTCGCCGATCGAGCGGCTGCGCGAAGGCAAGGCGCATCGCACCGGGCTGATCGATCAGGTGTTCAGCCGGGTCCATGTCGACGATATCGCGGCCGGCGTCGTCGCCGGGTTCGCCGGGCCGGCGGGGGCGTACAATCTCGCCGACGATCTGCCGGCGAGCCAGGACGCGGTAGTGGAGTATGCCGCGGCGCTGATTGGTATGGCGCCGCCGCCGATCGTGCCGCTCGACAGCCTGTCGCCGATGGCGCGCGCCTTCTATGCCGAGAACCGGCGGGTTGCGAATGGCATGGCGAAGCGGGTGCTCGGTTGGCGCCCGCTCTACCCCGATTACCGGTTGGGCCTGCGCGCGGTGAGCGCGACGATCAGCCCGACCCCGGCGAGCGCCGCGCCGCCTGCGGCGAGCGGCGTCCAGCGATAA
- the purD gene encoding phosphoribosylamine--glycine ligase: MNVLLVGAGGREHALAWKLAQSEGLDTLYAAPGNPGIARHATIAELNVADHRAVIDFIRRQQIGLVVIGPEAPLVDGLADNIRTIGVPVFGPGRAAAQLEGSKGFTKDLCARVGIPTARYFRVTSRDGALACLDDFVADGTCRCVIKADGLAAGKGVVVAMSRAEAEAAIAALFADGPAEAVIEEFLEGEEASLFVLSDGTTTASFGSAQDHKRVGDGDTGPNTGGMGAYSPAAVLTPALEERALGEIVRPTIDALAAAGTPYVGVLYAGLMLTADGPKLIEYNVRFGDPECQVLMARFDGDLLHTLLAVAQGRIADLPAPAFTPDIALTVVMAAEGYPGTPRTGGTIGGIDAAEATGAIVFQAGTRAQDDAIVAAGGRVLAVTATGASVAEAQATAYRAVDALDFPTGFCRRDIGWRAIA; encoded by the coding sequence ATGAACGTCCTGCTGGTGGGCGCGGGGGGCCGCGAACACGCGCTCGCCTGGAAGCTCGCGCAGTCTGAGGGGTTAGATACGCTCTATGCCGCCCCCGGCAACCCCGGCATCGCGCGCCATGCGACGATCGCCGAGCTCAACGTGGCGGATCACCGCGCGGTGATCGATTTCATCCGCCGGCAGCAGATCGGCCTCGTCGTGATCGGCCCCGAAGCGCCGTTGGTCGATGGCCTCGCCGACAATATCCGCACGATCGGCGTGCCCGTGTTCGGCCCCGGCCGCGCGGCGGCGCAGCTCGAGGGATCGAAGGGGTTCACCAAGGATCTGTGCGCGCGCGTCGGCATCCCCACCGCGCGCTACTTCCGTGTCACCTCGCGCGACGGCGCGCTCGCGTGCCTCGACGATTTCGTCGCCGACGGGACGTGCCGTTGCGTGATCAAGGCGGACGGTCTCGCCGCCGGCAAGGGCGTCGTCGTCGCGATGAGCCGCGCCGAGGCCGAAGCGGCGATTGCCGCGCTGTTCGCCGACGGGCCGGCCGAAGCGGTGATCGAGGAATTCCTCGAGGGCGAGGAGGCGAGCCTGTTCGTCCTGTCCGACGGCACGACCACCGCGAGCTTCGGCAGCGCGCAGGATCACAAGCGCGTCGGCGACGGCGATACCGGGCCCAATACCGGCGGCATGGGCGCCTACTCCCCGGCCGCCGTCCTGACGCCCGCGCTCGAGGAGCGTGCGCTGGGCGAGATCGTCCGCCCGACGATCGACGCGCTGGCCGCCGCCGGCACGCCCTATGTCGGCGTGCTCTACGCCGGGCTGATGCTGACGGCGGACGGCCCCAAGCTGATCGAATATAACGTGCGTTTCGGCGATCCTGAATGCCAAGTGCTGATGGCGCGCTTCGACGGTGATCTGCTCCACACGCTACTTGCTGTTGCGCAGGGCCGTATCGCCGATCTGCCCGCCCCCGCCTTTACCCCCGACATTGCGCTGACGGTGGTGATGGCGGCGGAAGGCTATCCCGGCACGCCGCGCACCGGCGGAACGATCGGCGGGATCGATGCGGCCGAGGCGACCGGCGCGATCGTGTTCCAGGCCGGCACGCGCGCGCAGGATGACGCGATCGTCGCCGCCGGCGGGCGCGTGCTCGCGGTGACGGCAACGGGGGCCAGCGTCGCCGAGGCGCAGGCCACGGCATACCGTGCGGTCGACGCGCTCGATTTCCCGACCGGCTTCTGCCGCCGCGACATCGGCTGGCGCGCGATCGCCTGA
- a CDS encoding low specificity L-threonine aldolase has translation MRFFSDNAAPVHPAVLAALAEADVLDTAYDGDRWSKALDARLSDLFETAVEALWVPSGTAANCLALAALCPPHGAVVCHHDAHIQNDECGAPEFYTHGAKLMLAQGDGAKLTPETIAALLATIRDDVHQVQPHAISITNATEYGLVYQPHEVAAIGALAAERGLTLHMDGARFANALVTAGCSAADMTWRAGVTALSLGFVKNGGMSAEALVFFKPGLVDATRYRRKRAGLLLSKGRYLAAQILALLDEDRWLANARAANAGAAQIAAAAGDRLVHAVEANEVFLRVSAEEAATLRAKGFDFYDWGPGEARLVVSWNQRAEDIRPLADAIAALG, from the coding sequence ATGCGCTTCTTCTCGGACAATGCCGCCCCGGTCCATCCTGCCGTGCTCGCCGCGCTGGCAGAGGCCGACGTGCTCGACACCGCCTACGACGGCGATCGCTGGTCGAAGGCGCTCGACGCGCGGCTCTCCGACCTGTTCGAGACCGCGGTCGAGGCGCTGTGGGTGCCGAGCGGCACCGCCGCCAATTGCCTCGCGCTCGCCGCGCTCTGCCCGCCGCACGGCGCGGTGGTCTGCCATCATGACGCGCACATCCAGAACGACGAGTGCGGCGCGCCCGAATTCTACACCCATGGCGCGAAGCTCATGCTCGCGCAGGGCGACGGCGCGAAGCTGACGCCCGAGACGATCGCCGCGTTGCTCGCGACGATCCGCGACGACGTGCACCAAGTGCAGCCGCACGCGATTTCGATCACCAACGCCACCGAATACGGTCTCGTCTACCAGCCGCACGAGGTTGCCGCGATCGGCGCGCTTGCCGCCGAACGCGGCCTTACGCTGCACATGGACGGCGCGCGCTTCGCCAACGCGCTCGTCACCGCCGGCTGCTCGGCGGCGGACATGACGTGGCGCGCCGGAGTCACTGCGCTCAGCCTCGGCTTCGTCAAGAACGGGGGCATGAGCGCGGAGGCGCTGGTGTTCTTCAAGCCCGGCCTCGTCGATGCGACACGCTATCGCCGCAAGCGCGCCGGGTTGCTGCTGTCCAAGGGCCGCTATCTCGCGGCGCAGATCCTCGCGCTGCTCGACGAAGACCGCTGGCTGGCCAATGCGCGCGCGGCGAATGCGGGTGCCGCGCAGATCGCCGCCGCCGCGGGCGATCGCCTTGTCCATGCGGTCGAGGCGAACGAAGTGTTTCTGCGCGTTTCCGCAGAAGAGGCGGCGACGCTGCGCGCCAAGGGCTTCGACTTCTACGATTGGGGGCCCGGCGAGGCGCGGCTCGTCGTCTCCTGGAACCAGCGCGCCGAGGACATCCGCCCGCTGGCAGACGCGATCGCGGCGCTCGGCTGA